A part of Salmo salar chromosome ssa18, Ssal_v3.1, whole genome shotgun sequence genomic DNA contains:
- the LOC106578090 gene encoding uncharacterized protein isoform X2 codes for MPVTELPQVCPCGSAVFRKPGHWRTVAALPQGFCPLVEVLVSAVFGKLSCCTPASPLALLFGQQGSGTSRWNWGEPGQVNSTL; via the exons ATGCCTGTTACTGAACTACCTCAAG TTTGTCCTTGTGGGTCTGCAGTCTTCAGGAAG CCTGGCCACTGGAGAACTGTTGCTGCACTACCTCAAG GTTTCTGCCCCCTGGTTGAGGTCCTAGTGTCTGCAGTGTTTGGAAAG CTCTCCTGTTGTACACCGGCAAGCCCTCTTGCACTCCTGTTTGGTCAGCAAGGAAGTGGGACGTCTCGTTGGAACTGGGGAGAACCAGGCCAAGTCAATTCAACCCTGTGA